A window of Rufibacter sp. LB8 contains these coding sequences:
- a CDS encoding LD-carboxypeptidase has product MKTIPVTPPYLQPGDTVGICCLAYKLTYDDIAAGVKLLESWGLRVLIGETVGAEDRQFGGSDALRIQDFQQMLDNPQVKAIFSARGGYGTTRILDKIDFAGLQRNPKWIIGYSDITALLCHLLYLGHESLHATMPKLMGQPDTQEADETLRRALFGEELKYQEPSHPMNRLGAATGVLAGGNLILLDTLVNTASDLDYTGKILFLEDVGENFYNLDRVLVHLRRMGRLQKLAGLVLGQFTEMKDNTVPFGRTVEEIVLEHCAGTDFPICFDFPVGHVPRNVAMIVGREARLEVSGTGTSLTFSQGRDSEIVS; this is encoded by the coding sequence ATGAAAACAATCCCCGTGACCCCACCCTACCTGCAACCCGGCGATACCGTGGGCATTTGCTGCCTGGCCTACAAACTCACCTATGACGACATTGCCGCCGGCGTAAAACTGCTGGAAAGCTGGGGACTGCGTGTGCTCATTGGCGAAACCGTGGGCGCCGAGGACCGGCAATTTGGCGGCTCAGACGCGCTCCGGATCCAGGATTTTCAGCAGATGCTGGACAACCCGCAGGTGAAGGCCATTTTCTCGGCGCGCGGCGGTTATGGCACCACCAGAATCTTAGACAAAATTGATTTCGCCGGGCTTCAGCGAAACCCCAAATGGATCATTGGCTACAGTGACATTACCGCGCTGCTCTGCCATTTACTCTACCTGGGCCATGAAAGCCTGCACGCCACCATGCCCAAACTCATGGGCCAGCCAGACACCCAGGAAGCCGATGAAACTTTGCGCCGCGCCTTGTTTGGCGAGGAACTGAAGTACCAGGAACCATCGCACCCCATGAACCGATTGGGCGCTGCCACCGGCGTTTTGGCCGGTGGAAACCTGATTCTGCTGGACACCTTAGTGAATACCGCCTCTGACCTGGACTACACCGGCAAAATTCTGTTCCTGGAAGACGTGGGCGAAAATTTCTACAACCTGGACCGCGTGCTGGTGCACCTGCGCCGCATGGGAAGGCTGCAGAAACTGGCGGGATTGGTGCTGGGTCAGTTCACCGAGATGAAGGATAACACCGTACCCTTCGGCCGTACAGTGGAGGAAATAGTGTTAGAGCATTGTGCTGGCACAGATTTCCCTATCTGCTTTGATTTCCCGGTGGGCCATGTGCCGCGCAATGTAGCCATGATTGTAGGCCGCGAAGCCCGGTTAGAAGTGTCTGGCACTGGAACTTCGCTCACCTTTAGCCAAGGCCGAGATTCAGAAATAGTCAGTTAA
- a CDS encoding T9SS type A sorting domain-containing protein — MNKHYNSSKSKQWLPKSALILCLLLLVSVGAMAQDRTRALSILKAKKNAQKGQAATARLTKARKGITFRAGGPVRPALAQVYSADGSTWQLEEKVDLTYYLDGRVKEEVVSDATSNTPLERVTYKYNTHGEVTEELEYYWSGNAWELTFGDRTVETFENGRLTEINEQFYNSSGWETGQKFTFTYSATGVLESETSSFWNGTEMVPNFKVLYTFEAANQPPTSMLVQTWDSESWETLFRIGSITWPAGGVPITQYKDIVLGEEALPVTYTAEMGLGTAWFPVFRQKITSGANGSFVATTEEFNGFTWDPDMKTTVTYDSHGNRTLYEIAEYDETAWVIEDGEKHIFTYTGDNLTEDIVQEWDEEAGTAGAYVNDERIVYSNFQTITSSKETLARNVEVYPNPVAGKFAIKTDQAAGAHVRVTNLSGQTLLSTTLKTTAQEFDIAHLPAGTYILQIQSKAGLRTQKVVKL, encoded by the coding sequence ATGAATAAACATTACAATTCATCAAAAAGTAAGCAGTGGCTCCCCAAGTCAGCCCTGATTCTCTGTCTGCTGCTGCTGGTGAGCGTAGGTGCCATGGCCCAGGACAGAACCCGCGCTTTGTCCATCTTGAAAGCCAAGAAAAACGCCCAGAAAGGCCAGGCTGCTACCGCCAGATTGACCAAGGCCAGAAAAGGCATCACCTTCCGGGCAGGTGGGCCGGTGCGCCCCGCCCTGGCGCAGGTGTACAGCGCCGACGGCAGCACCTGGCAGCTAGAAGAAAAAGTAGACCTGACGTATTACCTTGACGGGCGCGTGAAAGAGGAAGTAGTCTCAGATGCCACCTCCAACACACCGCTGGAGCGCGTCACCTACAAATACAATACCCACGGGGAGGTGACCGAAGAACTGGAATACTACTGGAGCGGCAACGCGTGGGAACTCACCTTCGGGGATAGAACCGTGGAGACGTTTGAGAACGGGCGCTTGACCGAAATAAATGAACAGTTCTACAACAGCTCCGGCTGGGAGACTGGCCAGAAGTTTACCTTCACGTACAGCGCCACCGGCGTGCTGGAGTCAGAGACCTCTTCTTTTTGGAACGGAACGGAGATGGTACCCAATTTCAAGGTGCTCTACACGTTTGAGGCGGCCAACCAGCCACCTACCTCCATGCTGGTGCAAACCTGGGACTCAGAAAGCTGGGAGACGCTGTTCAGGATAGGAAGCATTACCTGGCCCGCCGGGGGGGTACCTATCACCCAATACAAAGACATTGTCTTAGGCGAAGAAGCCCTGCCCGTAACCTACACCGCTGAAATGGGGCTGGGCACGGCCTGGTTTCCGGTGTTCAGGCAGAAAATCACCTCTGGGGCCAATGGCAGCTTTGTGGCCACCACTGAAGAATTCAACGGGTTTACCTGGGACCCCGACATGAAAACCACCGTGACCTATGACAGCCACGGCAACCGGACGCTTTATGAAATAGCTGAATATGACGAAACCGCCTGGGTTATTGAGGACGGCGAGAAACACATTTTCACCTACACCGGCGATAACCTCACTGAAGACATTGTGCAGGAATGGGATGAGGAAGCCGGCACGGCGGGCGCCTATGTCAATGATGAGCGTATTGTCTACAGCAACTTCCAGACCATCACCTCTTCTAAAGAAACGCTGGCCCGCAACGTGGAAGTGTACCCCAACCCCGTGGCCGGCAAGTTCGCCATTAAGACAGACCAGGCCGCGGGCGCCCACGTGCGCGTGACCAACCTTTCTGGGCAAACCCTGCTGAGCACCACCTTGAAAACCACAGCCCAGGAATTTGATATCGCGCATCTTCCGGCGGGCACCTACATTCTGCAGATTCAGTCCAAAGCGGGCCTGCGTACGCAGAAAGTGGTGAAGCTGTAA
- a CDS encoding T9SS type A sorting domain-containing protein → MRNLSRNSAKICLLFSVWWVTLLSAWAQPEPTVLASKANGTAAGDRQVSGAFWEQSPLGGKTIRRPGSGSNFYWNNNRWHGYNHYSYQYNAAGFVIEELISPPCPMGGDDSTSANKRCSITPERVIYEYDQFNNRTGYTSYFVRYYFDGEYKWKWEIGYGKRILPTYTNGVLTQEISQRHEGQAWLDVEKNKYTYHSSGKLAEHVQYQFKDGAWVEISRTIREYAPDSNLPISMVVQERQTDAWVNKTRHSDLFWNAAALQTGQHKLDGRTIQEWRNGAWVNASRTATVYQANGSSTVTSDAWVNAAWQNSTRKVLLYDAEGKLTQDLLEVWANNRWSIISGEKITYVTNTDGDITERLIQRYDTNPESATAGTFQNAERWVYDNYHTITSSKEFLARQVEVYPNPVTSKFAIKTDQAAGATVRVLTLGGQPLLDTQLKITGQEFDLSHLPAGTYILQLQSKAGIRTQKIVKL, encoded by the coding sequence ATGCGAAACCTTTCCAGAAACTCGGCTAAAATCTGCCTGCTCTTTTCAGTTTGGTGGGTAACGCTGCTATCTGCCTGGGCACAGCCGGAGCCTACCGTACTTGCCAGTAAAGCCAATGGAACCGCAGCGGGTGACAGACAGGTGAGCGGCGCTTTTTGGGAACAGAGCCCACTAGGTGGCAAGACAATCAGGCGGCCCGGGTCTGGGAGCAATTTCTATTGGAACAACAACCGCTGGCATGGATATAACCACTATTCTTACCAGTATAATGCGGCTGGGTTTGTCATAGAGGAGTTGATTAGCCCGCCCTGCCCCATGGGAGGAGATGACAGCACCTCCGCCAATAAACGATGCAGTATTACGCCAGAGCGTGTGATCTATGAGTATGACCAGTTCAATAACAGAACCGGCTACACCAGTTACTTTGTCAGATATTATTTTGACGGCGAATACAAATGGAAATGGGAAATTGGCTACGGCAAAAGAATTCTGCCCACCTACACCAATGGCGTCCTGACCCAGGAGATTAGTCAACGCCATGAAGGGCAGGCTTGGCTAGATGTGGAGAAGAATAAGTATACCTATCATTCCTCCGGAAAGCTGGCGGAGCACGTGCAATACCAATTTAAGGATGGTGCCTGGGTTGAAATTTCAAGAACCATAAGAGAATACGCCCCAGACAGCAACCTGCCCATTTCCATGGTGGTGCAGGAGCGGCAAACAGATGCCTGGGTGAACAAGACCAGACATAGTGACCTTTTCTGGAACGCAGCCGCCTTACAGACCGGGCAACATAAACTAGACGGGCGCACCATACAAGAGTGGCGAAACGGGGCCTGGGTAAATGCCAGTAGAACGGCCACGGTGTATCAGGCCAACGGAAGCTCCACGGTGACCAGTGATGCCTGGGTAAACGCCGCGTGGCAGAATTCTACGCGTAAGGTGCTGTTATATGATGCCGAAGGAAAACTGACGCAGGACCTATTGGAAGTATGGGCAAATAACCGCTGGTCCATCATCTCCGGTGAAAAAATAACCTATGTAACAAACACAGACGGTGACATAACAGAGCGCCTTATTCAACGCTATGACACCAACCCCGAGAGTGCCACGGCGGGCACCTTCCAAAATGCTGAGCGCTGGGTATATGACAATTACCATACCATCACCTCTTCCAAAGAATTCCTGGCCCGCCAAGTAGAAGTATATCCAAACCCAGTTACAAGTAAATTCGCCATTAAAACAGACCAAGCGGCGGGCGCCACTGTGCGCGTATTGACTTTGGGCGGCCAACCGTTGCTGGACACCCAACTGAAAATTACTGGGCAGGAATTCGATCTCTCACATCTTCCGGCCGGCACTTACATTCTGCAGCTTCAGTCAAAGGCAGGCATAAGAACGCAGAAAATAGTGAAGCTGTAG
- a CDS encoding SBBP repeat-containing protein: protein MKKLYQIVCSCFFYLVFNGLPVQAQAPNFAWAKQALGNPTQSSTSGNAIAIDAAGNTYVTGSFDGSTTFGTTTLTNVSGANNSFLVKYNTAGNVLWARRIGAGVYDVAVDGAGNPHITGGFQGSLTLGTTTLTSSGGEDIFIAKYDVSGTVQWAQRAGGVGEYDAGYGIDVDGSGNVYVIGEFQGTAAFGSSNITSEAGSSDIFVAKFNNTGTALWARRAGGASGDYGNAIAVDGTGNAYVTGEFQGNATFGSTTLTSNGEEDIFIAKYDASGTMQWARRAGNISDDSGRAIAVDGAGNVYLTGEMEGNVTFGSTTLTSIGDEDVFVVKYDAAGTVLWARKAGGTDSEYGEGIAVDGSGNVYVTGEYYGAATFGSTTLPIGNAGEADMFVVKYDAAGNVLWARKAGGGKDTYGNGITLDGTGNAYVTGNFEEEATFGTTRITSGGRQDLFLAKYNASGTVQWVQNAGGGNFNYGRSIAVDGNRNSYVTGYFTGSITFGNTVLTSGGEGYDGYIAKYDATGNLLWAKKMLANGSGYSYSIVVDGAGNAYVAGEYSGTASFGSTTLNSNGNWNLFVAKYDTNGNALWAKDAGGTGSMYGNGIGLDGTGNIYVAGGFQGSATIGNTTVTSAGNRDVLVVKYNAAGTAVWAKSAGGAEDDYTRGFAVDGAGNLSVTGYFSGAATFGATTLTSVGAQDIFVARYDANGNALWAHNGGGAFGDAGYGVALDNSGNTYVTGVFQSTATFGATTLTGSGSFDVFLLKYNSAGNLLWARRAGGTSYDDGLGVAVDGAGSVFVTGTFQGSAVFGNTTLTSAGGYDMFIAKYDAAGVAQWAQKAGGAGLDESRGIAVDGLGSVYITGYIQQPVTFGATTLSKNGNGYDIFVAKLGNGPTSVKESQLAASLLVYPNPTRGQISFTLPLSGRTVVETRLLDSKGQVLQSQRFTAGSGDFQQTLTLKDQAAGVYFLQIITNGEVITRRVVKQ from the coding sequence ATGAAAAAACTCTACCAGATTGTTTGCAGTTGTTTTTTTTACCTCGTTTTTAATGGCCTACCAGTCCAGGCGCAGGCACCCAATTTTGCCTGGGCCAAACAAGCGTTGGGCAACCCCACACAGAGCAGCACCTCTGGCAACGCCATTGCCATTGATGCCGCCGGCAATACCTATGTTACAGGCAGTTTTGATGGGAGTACCACCTTTGGCACTACCACCCTCACCAACGTCAGCGGCGCGAACAATTCATTTCTGGTGAAATATAACACCGCCGGCAACGTGCTGTGGGCGCGCAGAATAGGAGCCGGGGTGTATGATGTGGCGGTAGACGGCGCAGGCAACCCCCACATTACCGGCGGTTTTCAGGGCTCCCTTACCTTAGGAACCACCACCCTCACCAGCAGCGGCGGCGAAGACATATTCATCGCCAAATATGACGTTTCTGGTACGGTGCAATGGGCACAGAGAGCCGGCGGGGTAGGTGAGTATGATGCTGGGTACGGTATTGACGTAGACGGTTCAGGCAATGTGTACGTGATAGGGGAATTCCAGGGCACGGCCGCCTTCGGGAGTTCCAACATCACCAGTGAGGCCGGAAGCAGCGACATCTTCGTGGCCAAGTTTAATAACACCGGTACTGCGCTATGGGCACGCCGGGCAGGAGGCGCAAGCGGCGATTATGGTAATGCCATAGCGGTTGACGGTACTGGAAATGCTTATGTGACCGGTGAATTTCAAGGCAATGCCACCTTTGGCAGCACCACGCTTACCAGCAACGGCGAAGAAGATATTTTCATAGCCAAGTATGACGCCTCCGGTACTATGCAATGGGCCCGCAGAGCAGGAAACATAAGTGATGATTCTGGCCGTGCCATAGCCGTGGACGGGGCCGGCAATGTGTACCTGACCGGAGAAATGGAAGGAAACGTCACTTTTGGAAGTACCACACTCACAAGCATTGGGGACGAAGACGTTTTCGTAGTCAAATATGACGCGGCAGGTACGGTGCTTTGGGCGCGTAAAGCTGGGGGTACGGATTCTGAATATGGCGAAGGCATAGCCGTTGACGGCTCAGGCAATGTGTACGTGACCGGTGAATACTATGGAGCCGCCACTTTCGGGAGCACCACCCTCCCTATCGGCAATGCGGGAGAGGCTGACATGTTTGTGGTAAAGTATGACGCGGCAGGCAACGTGCTGTGGGCTCGCAAAGCCGGAGGCGGGAAGGACACCTATGGAAATGGTATCACCCTGGATGGGACTGGCAATGCTTATGTGACAGGTAACTTTGAAGAGGAGGCCACATTTGGCACCACCAGAATTACCAGCGGCGGCCGTCAGGATCTGTTCCTGGCCAAGTATAATGCTTCTGGCACCGTGCAGTGGGTACAGAACGCCGGCGGCGGAAATTTCAACTACGGCCGAAGCATAGCCGTGGACGGAAACAGAAACTCATATGTGACGGGCTATTTCACAGGTTCCATTACTTTCGGGAACACAGTATTGACCAGTGGCGGCGAGGGTTATGATGGCTACATCGCCAAGTATGATGCCACTGGGAATTTACTCTGGGCCAAAAAAATGCTAGCCAATGGCAGTGGTTATAGCTACAGCATTGTCGTGGACGGCGCCGGGAATGCCTACGTAGCGGGAGAATACAGCGGCACTGCATCTTTCGGAAGTACCACACTCAACAGCAATGGAAACTGGAATCTGTTTGTGGCCAAGTATGATACCAATGGAAATGCCTTGTGGGCGAAGGATGCCGGTGGTACCGGTAGTATGTATGGCAATGGGATAGGCTTGGACGGCACTGGTAACATTTACGTGGCAGGTGGTTTTCAAGGCTCAGCTACTATTGGTAACACCACGGTAACCAGCGCAGGCAATAGGGATGTACTGGTTGTGAAATACAATGCAGCTGGCACCGCAGTTTGGGCCAAGAGTGCCGGTGGTGCAGAAGATGACTATACCCGTGGTTTCGCGGTAGATGGCGCTGGGAATTTGTCTGTAACAGGTTATTTTAGCGGTGCCGCCACTTTTGGCGCCACCACCCTCACCAGCGTAGGTGCTCAAGATATCTTTGTGGCTAGATATGATGCCAACGGGAATGCCTTGTGGGCACACAATGGCGGGGGAGCCTTTGGAGATGCAGGGTACGGCGTTGCCTTAGATAATTCCGGAAATACTTACGTAACAGGCGTTTTCCAGAGCACCGCCACCTTTGGTGCTACTACGCTCACAGGCAGCGGCAGCTTTGATGTGTTCCTTCTGAAATATAACAGCGCGGGCAATTTACTCTGGGCCCGCAGAGCAGGTGGCACCAGCTATGATGACGGTCTGGGGGTTGCGGTAGATGGTGCCGGCAGCGTGTTCGTGACGGGTACTTTTCAGGGCTCGGCCGTTTTTGGCAATACTACCCTCACCAGTGCCGGTGGCTATGACATGTTTATTGCCAAGTATGATGCCGCAGGGGTTGCCCAGTGGGCACAGAAAGCCGGTGGCGCAGGCTTAGATGAAAGCCGCGGCATTGCCGTTGATGGCCTGGGCAGCGTTTATATAACAGGTTATATTCAGCAACCGGTTACCTTCGGGGCTACTACGCTCTCCAAAAATGGCAACGGCTATGATATTTTTGTGGCGAAACTAGGTAACGGCCCTACCAGCGTGAAAGAATCTCAGTTGGCGGCCAGCCTTTTGGTTTACCCCAACCCCACCAGAGGGCAGATTAGCTTCACCTTGCCATTGTCTGGGCGCACTGTGGTAGAGACCAGGCTGCTAGATAGTAAAGGGCAGGTGCTGCAAAGCCAGCGGTTCACCGCAGGTTCCGGTGATTTCCAGCAGACCTTGACCCTGAAAGACCAGGCTGCCGGCGTGTACTTCCTGCAAATTATCACCAACGGCGAAGTAATCACCAGGCGGGTAGTGAAACAATAG
- a CDS encoding thioesterase family protein has protein sequence MARITIDLPASYSFKTELPIRITDLNYGGHLGNDALLSLLHEARLQYLHENGASELDFGGTGLIMSDVGIVYKGEGFYGDVLTVQVQATEFNKYGFDLVYRLTNQNGKEIAYAKTGMLCFDYGARKLRTVPAEARERLETKA, from the coding sequence GTGGCCCGTATTACCATTGACCTCCCTGCCAGTTATTCGTTTAAAACCGAGCTGCCCATCAGAATCACCGACCTCAACTACGGCGGACACCTGGGCAATGACGCGCTGCTGAGTCTGTTGCATGAGGCGCGGTTGCAATACCTGCATGAAAATGGAGCTTCTGAGCTGGATTTCGGTGGAACCGGGCTGATCATGAGTGACGTGGGCATTGTCTACAAAGGCGAAGGTTTTTACGGCGATGTGCTCACCGTGCAGGTGCAAGCCACCGAGTTCAACAAATACGGCTTTGATCTGGTGTACCGGCTCACCAACCAGAACGGGAAAGAAATAGCCTACGCCAAGACCGGTATGCTCTGTTTTGACTACGGCGCGCGCAAGCTCAGAACGGTGCCCGCAGAAGCCCGGGAGCGTCTGGAAACTAAAGCGTAA
- the rlmN gene encoding 23S rRNA (adenine(2503)-C(2))-methyltransferase RlmN produces the protein MSTTLIPDIEILNRQDIRKLSLDQLKAWMVTQGEKPFRAKQVYEWIWKLTATSFSEMNNIALPLREKMERHFTINTVAVETSQMSEDYTIKSIFKLYDGNIVEGVLIPHPKRMTACVSSQVGCSLTCSFCATGKMDRIRNLNADEIYDQVVRIKEQTEGNYNRPLTNIVYMGMGEPLLNYANVMKSIERITAPDGLNMAARRITVSTAGIAKMIKKMADDGIKANLALSLHAANDTKRNEIMPINETNSLEALKDALVYYHEKTGRKVTYEYILLSHFNDNIEDAQELLQFSKLIPCKVNIIEYNPIGDGLFQKSEDDRLEPFMRYLADRGVQVNVRRSRGKDIDAACGQLALKENKEVEA, from the coding sequence ATGAGCACAACTTTGATCCCAGACATAGAAATCCTGAACCGGCAAGACATCAGAAAGCTGTCATTGGACCAACTCAAGGCCTGGATGGTAACCCAAGGCGAGAAACCGTTCCGGGCCAAGCAGGTCTATGAATGGATCTGGAAACTCACGGCTACGTCTTTCTCAGAGATGAACAATATTGCCTTGCCGCTGCGCGAGAAAATGGAACGCCACTTCACCATTAATACGGTGGCCGTGGAAACCAGCCAGATGAGCGAAGATTACACCATCAAATCCATCTTCAAGCTCTATGACGGCAACATTGTGGAGGGCGTGCTCATTCCGCACCCCAAGCGCATGACCGCCTGCGTGAGCAGCCAGGTAGGTTGCTCCTTGACGTGCTCGTTCTGTGCCACCGGCAAAATGGACCGCATACGCAACCTCAACGCTGATGAAATCTATGACCAGGTAGTCCGCATCAAAGAACAGACCGAAGGCAATTACAATAGACCGCTCACCAACATTGTATACATGGGCATGGGCGAACCATTGCTCAACTACGCCAACGTGATGAAAAGCATTGAGCGCATCACCGCGCCAGACGGCCTGAACATGGCGGCCCGCAGAATCACGGTGAGCACCGCCGGCATTGCCAAGATGATCAAGAAAATGGCCGATGACGGCATTAAAGCCAATTTGGCCCTGAGTCTGCACGCCGCCAATGACACCAAACGCAACGAGATCATGCCCATCAATGAGACCAACTCGTTGGAGGCTCTCAAAGACGCGCTGGTGTATTACCATGAAAAAACCGGCCGCAAGGTCACCTATGAATACATCTTGCTCAGCCATTTCAATGATAATATTGAAGACGCGCAGGAACTCCTGCAATTCTCCAAACTAATCCCGTGCAAGGTGAACATCATTGAATACAACCCCATCGGTGATGGCCTCTTCCAGAAGTCTGAGGATGACCGCCTGGAGCCGTTCATGCGTTATTTAGCTGATAGAGGTGTGCAAGTGAACGTGCGCCGGAGCCGCGGCAAAGACATTGACGCCGCCTGCGGACAATTGGCCCTCAAAGAAAACAAGGAAGTAGAGGCGTAG